One Kitasatospora sp. MAP12-44 DNA segment encodes these proteins:
- a CDS encoding ABC transporter permease → MLRTALRNVFAHKARLVMTALAITLGVAFVCGTLVFGDSVAQALRGASAKSFKGVAVSVQATSEQNPDSQADDARSTALTGALVDKVRAVPGVTSVHAIVDGAATLAAKDGQPLNADSSWQNLAINYAPDSPNTDRDSRFPLSAGRAPTASDEIALDRRTAAKAGYAIGDTVRFAVQGPTLTKKLVGIVSTDDPRVTAGGSLALFDTGTAQQLFLQAGQFDELAVGSAPGTDNQELTSRIRALLPSAGITVTSGAQLADEQAQQIADGTKALTRMLLAFAGIALFVGVFVIANTFTMLITQRSRETALLRAVGASRRQVVRAVLAEAGLLGLGASVAGIALGIGIATAMRPMLNAGGAGLPDGPLVVSTAALVQSLLVGVGVTVLAAWLPARKAAKIAPVEALTTVDLMPPRRSLVLRNSLGGVLTGAGVLLMLYVAMKKNGADSNLEAAALGSVLTLTGMIVIAPLLSQPLIRLAGAVTTRLFGVSGKLAQENALRNPRRTAATASALMIGLTLITSLSVIGSSMDAALKAAAVAGLTADYKVSVSGSATIDPALGAKVAQLPGVAESVPVASAALVARGEGATLTGADPQQLAKVSDLTFSSGSLADLGPGRILLSDRLAKDTGLSKGDTFQGRVGNSSNNEKVLTVVGVYRQTRAFGGAIGTLGDVLPNAFVAGKLDSILVKAASDRNTSGLDQDIREALGNSPLLRVQNQEQLTKEQSGGSDVMLNMMYGLLGMTVVIAVFGVINTLAMSVVERTREIGLLRAIGLDRRGIKQMVRLESVAISLFGAALGIGAGIFLAWACGSLSRSTLPQYEIVLPWARLGLFLLLGLAIGVLAALWPARRAARLNMLRAISAQ, encoded by the coding sequence ATGCTGCGTACAGCCCTGCGCAACGTCTTCGCGCACAAAGCCCGACTGGTCATGACTGCCCTCGCGATCACGCTCGGCGTCGCCTTCGTCTGCGGCACGCTCGTCTTCGGCGACTCTGTCGCCCAGGCCCTTCGCGGCGCCTCCGCCAAGAGCTTCAAGGGCGTCGCCGTCTCCGTACAGGCCACCTCCGAGCAGAACCCCGACAGCCAGGCGGACGACGCCCGCTCCACGGCGCTCACCGGTGCTCTCGTCGACAAGGTCCGTGCCGTACCCGGGGTCACCTCCGTGCACGCCATCGTCGACGGCGCCGCCACGCTGGCAGCCAAGGACGGCCAACCGCTGAACGCCGACAGCAGCTGGCAGAACCTGGCGATCAACTACGCACCGGACAGCCCGAACACGGACCGGGACAGCCGTTTCCCCCTCAGCGCCGGACGCGCCCCCACCGCGAGCGACGAGATCGCGCTGGACCGGCGTACCGCCGCCAAGGCCGGCTACGCCATCGGTGACACGGTCCGCTTCGCCGTCCAGGGCCCCACCCTCACCAAGAAGTTGGTCGGCATTGTCAGCACCGACGACCCGCGCGTGACCGCGGGCGGCAGCCTCGCGCTCTTCGACACCGGCACCGCACAGCAACTCTTCCTGCAGGCGGGCCAGTTCGACGAGTTGGCCGTCGGCTCCGCGCCAGGCACCGACAACCAGGAGCTCACCAGCAGGATCCGCGCGCTGCTGCCCTCCGCCGGCATCACGGTCACCAGCGGAGCCCAGCTCGCGGACGAGCAGGCGCAGCAGATCGCCGACGGCACCAAGGCGCTCACCCGGATGCTGCTGGCCTTCGCCGGGATCGCGCTGTTCGTCGGCGTCTTCGTCATCGCCAACACCTTCACCATGCTGATCACTCAGCGCAGCCGTGAGACCGCGCTGCTGCGCGCCGTAGGGGCCTCGCGCCGCCAGGTGGTCCGCGCGGTCCTCGCCGAGGCCGGGCTGCTCGGACTCGGCGCCTCCGTAGCCGGAATCGCGCTCGGCATCGGTATTGCGACCGCAATGCGGCCGATGCTCAACGCGGGCGGTGCGGGCCTGCCGGACGGCCCCCTGGTCGTCTCCACGGCTGCGCTCGTCCAGTCCCTGCTGGTCGGTGTCGGCGTCACCGTGCTCGCCGCCTGGCTGCCGGCCCGCAAGGCCGCGAAGATCGCGCCGGTCGAGGCACTGACCACGGTCGACCTGATGCCGCCCAGGCGCAGCCTGGTGCTCCGCAACAGCCTCGGCGGGGTGCTCACCGGCGCCGGTGTCCTCCTCATGCTGTACGTCGCGATGAAGAAGAACGGAGCCGACAGCAACCTCGAAGCCGCCGCACTCGGCTCAGTCCTCACACTGACCGGCATGATCGTGATAGCACCGCTGCTCTCCCAGCCGCTGATCCGGCTCGCGGGCGCGGTCACCACCCGGCTCTTCGGCGTCAGCGGCAAGCTCGCCCAGGAGAACGCGCTGCGCAACCCGCGCCGCACCGCCGCGACCGCCTCCGCCCTGATGATCGGGCTCACCCTGATCACCAGCCTGAGCGTGATCGGCAGCTCCATGGACGCCGCGCTCAAGGCGGCGGCCGTAGCGGGCCTGACTGCGGACTACAAGGTGTCCGTCAGCGGCTCCGCCACCATCGACCCCGCACTCGGCGCGAAGGTCGCCCAACTCCCGGGCGTCGCGGAGTCGGTGCCCGTCGCCTCCGCGGCCCTGGTCGCGCGCGGCGAGGGCGCCACGCTCACCGGCGCGGACCCGCAGCAGCTCGCCAAGGTCTCCGACCTGACGTTCAGCAGCGGCTCGCTCGCCGACCTCGGCCCCGGCAGGATCCTGCTCTCCGACAGGCTGGCCAAGGACACCGGCCTGTCGAAGGGCGACACTTTCCAAGGCAGGGTGGGTAACAGCAGCAACAACGAGAAGGTGCTGACCGTGGTGGGTGTCTACCGGCAGACCCGCGCCTTCGGCGGCGCCATCGGCACCTTGGGCGATGTCCTGCCGAACGCGTTCGTCGCAGGGAAGCTCGACAGCATTCTGGTCAAGGCCGCGTCCGACCGGAACACCAGCGGCCTCGACCAGGACATCCGCGAGGCCCTCGGCAACAGTCCGCTCCTGCGGGTGCAGAACCAGGAGCAGTTGACGAAGGAGCAGTCCGGCGGGAGCGACGTCATGCTCAACATGATGTACGGCCTGCTCGGCATGACCGTCGTCATCGCGGTGTTCGGCGTCATCAACACCCTGGCCATGTCGGTCGTCGAGCGGACCCGGGAGATCGGGCTGCTGCGAGCGATCGGCCTCGACCGCAGGGGCATCAAGCAGATGGTGCGCCTGGAGTCGGTGGCGATCTCGCTGTTCGGTGCGGCCCTGGGCATCGGCGCGGGGATCTTCCTGGCCTGGGCGTGCGGCAGCCTCAGCAGGTCCACGCTTCCGCAGTACGAGATCGTGCTGCCCTGGGCGCGGCTCGGCCTGTTCCTGCTGCTCGGCCTGGCGATCGGGGTGCTCGCGGCGCTCTGGCCGGCGCGGCGGGCGGCCCGCCTGAACATGCTGCGGGCGATCAGCGCGCAGTAG
- a CDS encoding ABC transporter ATP-binding protein, which yields MSIQAAAAVPAQSSASPAGPVAARATGLSKVYGQGETRVVALDSVSLAFGRGRFTAIMGPSGSGKSTLMHCMAGLDSVSAGSAQIGDTELSSLNDRQLTRLRRDSVGFVFQAFNLLPTLTALENITLPMAIAGRRPDQEWLDTVVATVGLSGRLSHRPAQLSGGQQQRVAVARALASRPEIIFADEPTGNLDSRAGSEILGFLRDSVRELGQTIVMVTHDPAAAGYADRVVFLADGRLTDELLAPTAEGVLDRMRQFDAEARTS from the coding sequence ATGTCGATACAGGCAGCCGCCGCCGTGCCCGCCCAATCCTCCGCATCCCCCGCGGGTCCTGTCGCCGCCCGGGCCACCGGGCTGTCCAAGGTCTACGGCCAGGGCGAGACCCGGGTCGTCGCCCTGGACTCGGTCTCGTTGGCGTTCGGGCGTGGCCGGTTCACCGCGATCATGGGGCCGTCCGGCTCCGGCAAGTCGACGCTGATGCACTGCATGGCGGGGCTCGACTCGGTCTCGGCCGGCTCCGCACAGATCGGCGACACCGAACTGTCCAGCCTCAACGACCGGCAGCTCACCCGGCTGCGCCGGGACAGCGTCGGTTTCGTCTTCCAGGCGTTCAACCTGCTCCCCACGCTGACGGCGCTGGAGAACATCACGCTGCCGATGGCCATCGCGGGCCGCAGGCCGGACCAGGAGTGGCTGGACACGGTCGTGGCAACCGTCGGACTCTCCGGACGGCTGAGCCACCGCCCCGCTCAGCTGTCCGGCGGCCAGCAGCAGCGGGTCGCCGTGGCCCGCGCCCTCGCGTCCCGCCCGGAGATCATCTTCGCGGACGAGCCGACCGGCAATCTGGACTCCCGCGCCGGCTCCGAGATCCTGGGCTTCCTGCGGGACTCCGTACGGGAGTTGGGCCAGACCATCGTCATGGTCACCCACGACCCGGCGGCCGCCGGCTACGCCGACCGCGTGGTCTTCCTCGCCGACGGCCGCCTCACCGACGAGCTGCTCGCGCCGACCGCCGAGGGCGTCCTGGACCGGATGAGGCAGTTCGACGCCGAGGCCCGCACGAGCTGA